A single genomic interval of Bacteroidota bacterium harbors:
- the rsmI gene encoding 16S rRNA (cytidine(1402)-2'-O)-methyltransferase, with protein sequence MQDSAGKLFLVPTPIGNLKDITFRAVEVLKSCDYVYAEDTRTSGILFKHYDIKTPLRSFHIHNEHTRVEEITNLIVEGKVIGLVSDAGTPGISDPGFLAVRACVDKDLRIEALPGATAFVPALVESGLPCEKFVFEGFLPQKKGRKTRLELLANENRTMIFYESPFRIVKALEEFKIHFGADRRISVSRELSKIYHQTVRGNVEEVKLYFETNTPKGEFVIIVEGRNDK encoded by the coding sequence GTGCAAGATTCAGCAGGCAAACTATTTTTGGTGCCCACACCGATCGGCAATCTGAAAGACATAACTTTTAGGGCGGTAGAGGTGCTCAAGTCCTGCGACTATGTTTATGCGGAAGATACCAGGACATCGGGTATTTTGTTTAAACATTACGACATCAAAACCCCATTGCGCTCTTTTCATATTCACAACGAACATACAAGAGTTGAGGAAATAACTAATCTTATTGTTGAAGGCAAGGTCATTGGCTTAGTAAGTGATGCCGGTACGCCCGGAATCTCGGACCCGGGTTTTTTGGCTGTCAGAGCTTGTGTTGATAAAGACCTGAGGATTGAAGCACTGCCGGGTGCAACTGCTTTTGTACCTGCATTGGTGGAATCAGGATTGCCTTGTGAAAAGTTCGTATTCGAAGGTTTTTTGCCTCAGAAAAAAGGGAGAAAAACAAGGTTGGAATTATTGGCAAATGAAAACCGAACGATGATTTTTTATGAAAGTCCTTTCAGAATTGTCAAGGCATTGGAAGAATTCAAAATTCATTTTGGAGCCGACAGACGTATTTCAGTCAGCAGGGAATTAAGTAAAATATACCATCAGACGGTCAGGGGCAATGTAGAAGAAGTAAAATTATATTTTGAAACAAACACCCCCAAAGGTGAATTTGTAATCATAGTAGAAGGACGCAATGATAAATAG